The Listeria sp. PSOL-1 genome includes a region encoding these proteins:
- a CDS encoding NCS2 family permease, giving the protein MGKLLDQVFQIRKQDSTIRTEFLAGMIGFFTVAYIIIVNSSILSEVGIPARAAVLATIFISVVGCLLMGIWANVPLVLMPGMGINALFAYNLVQGMGLSFPVALAAVTISGGVFMILAFTSLARLLNEAIPLVLKQAITVGLGLFLILLGLEKGKLIERGGHSLLALGALDDKMVLATMITLVITMLLVMRKVPGMFLWSILIGTFVGYLFGVNGKVTHGSLSLAPFKEVFLRADFSGMASISFWTGVFSMTMVVVFETVGLTYGQTRQLKKEEKLPRVLQVSSFTVFLSGLFGTSPTVSALESGSLFASGAKTGFASVITACFFLASLLFMPFLTVIPNSAIAPILVIIGMNMLLEFKDMDLTDLADSFSALLIIVLIPFSYSIADGIAIGFIVYPILSVFTKKTKRPSIVMYVIAALFLLQFVLQWI; this is encoded by the coding sequence ATGGGTAAATTACTCGATCAAGTTTTTCAAATTAGAAAGCAAGATTCAACGATTCGAACCGAGTTTCTAGCTGGGATGATTGGTTTTTTCACGGTGGCTTATATCATTATCGTTAATAGTTCTATTTTAAGTGAGGTTGGGATTCCAGCACGTGCTGCTGTACTTGCTACGATTTTTATTTCAGTGGTAGGTTGTTTGCTTATGGGAATCTGGGCGAATGTCCCTCTTGTTTTAATGCCTGGAATGGGAATTAATGCTTTATTTGCGTATAATCTGGTTCAAGGCATGGGACTCAGCTTTCCTGTTGCCCTTGCCGCTGTTACGATTAGTGGTGGTGTGTTTATGATTCTTGCTTTCACATCGCTTGCTCGCTTGTTAAATGAAGCGATTCCCCTTGTTTTGAAACAAGCGATAACAGTGGGATTGGGCTTATTCCTAATTTTGTTAGGCTTAGAAAAAGGGAAGTTAATTGAACGAGGCGGGCATTCACTTCTTGCGCTTGGTGCACTGGATGACAAAATGGTTTTGGCGACAATGATTACGCTTGTGATTACCATGCTCCTTGTTATGCGTAAAGTTCCAGGAATGTTTTTGTGGAGTATTCTGATTGGAACTTTTGTTGGTTATTTATTTGGGGTTAATGGAAAAGTGACCCATGGCTCGCTTAGTTTAGCGCCATTTAAAGAAGTGTTTTTGCGAGCGGATTTTTCTGGAATGGCTAGTATTTCATTTTGGACAGGCGTATTTTCGATGACAATGGTTGTCGTTTTTGAAACAGTAGGGTTGACTTATGGACAAACACGTCAGTTGAAAAAAGAAGAAAAGTTGCCACGGGTTTTGCAGGTTAGTTCTTTTACTGTATTTTTGTCTGGGCTTTTTGGAACAAGTCCTACTGTATCTGCGCTTGAAAGTGGTTCGCTTTTTGCAAGTGGGGCAAAAACAGGGTTTGCTTCTGTTATCACAGCTTGCTTTTTTTTAGCGTCCTTATTGTTTATGCCTTTTTTAACAGTTATTCCAAATAGCGCGATTGCACCGATTTTAGTCATTATTGGTATGAATATGTTACTTGAGTTTAAAGATATGGATTTAACAGATCTGGCTGATTCTTTTTCTGCGCTTTTAATTATTGTATTGATTCCTTTTTCATACAGTATTGCAGATGGGATTGCAATTGGCTTTATTGTTTATCCAATTCTAAGCGTATTTACGAAAAAAACGAAACGGCCTTCGATTGTTATGTACGTGATTGCCGCTTTATTTTTACTGCAATTTGTTTTACAATGGATATAG
- a CDS encoding MATE family efflux transporter: MIQQQTYLAKWKQFLLIFTPIVITQLTLFSMTFFDTTMSGHYSKEALAGVAIGSSLWSPLNASISGLLMAVTPIISQFIGAKKLDKVHQTVQCGFLIALFLAAFFIVVNTFFVPFILAHMGISERVFTISRHFLIGISIGLPAFFLSTVLRSFIDSLGMTRITMLITLMTVPLNILLNYLFIFGKLGFPELGGAGSGYATGMTYWFVFALTTVFIQSERSLRSFHLFKLDFIHLKKLKEIIKLGIPNGLTILFETSIFSAVTILISRFGTETIAAHQSANSVCTLLYAFPLSIASSLTILVGFEKGAGRLAEARSYRHIGMLAALFIGTISGTILFLLRQPISYLYTDDPALATLIMAFLVYAIFFQFADAILSPVLGALRGYKDVTITSIVAFIAYWVIGLPIGYLLSLGKLGPFGFWIGLSTGLFIAAISLSFRVRKTEQKIKSLDYK; this comes from the coding sequence TTGATCCAACAACAGACCTATTTAGCAAAGTGGAAACAATTTTTGCTTATTTTCACACCCATTGTCATTACACAACTGACGCTTTTTTCGATGACATTTTTTGATACGACCATGTCAGGGCACTACTCTAAAGAAGCCTTAGCTGGTGTTGCGATTGGCAGTTCACTTTGGTCCCCGCTAAATGCAAGTATCTCAGGTTTACTGATGGCGGTTACACCGATTATTTCACAATTCATCGGTGCTAAAAAGCTAGATAAAGTGCATCAGACCGTTCAATGTGGTTTTTTGATCGCTTTATTTCTTGCTGCATTTTTTATCGTTGTTAATACTTTTTTTGTTCCATTTATTTTGGCGCACATGGGGATTAGTGAACGTGTGTTCACCATTTCTCGCCATTTTTTAATTGGAATTTCAATCGGATTGCCCGCTTTTTTCCTATCTACTGTGCTTAGATCTTTTATTGATTCACTCGGAATGACACGGATTACAATGCTGATTACTTTGATGACCGTTCCGCTTAATATTTTGCTTAATTATTTATTTATCTTTGGGAAGCTTGGTTTTCCTGAACTTGGGGGAGCTGGGAGTGGTTATGCTACGGGTATGACGTATTGGTTTGTTTTCGCCCTCACAACGGTTTTTATTCAATCAGAAAGATCTCTTCGTTCATTTCATCTGTTTAAACTAGACTTCATCCATTTAAAAAAGCTGAAAGAAATCATTAAACTTGGTATTCCTAATGGTTTAACTATTTTATTTGAAACAAGTATTTTTTCCGCAGTAACTATTTTGATCAGCCGTTTTGGTACTGAAACCATTGCGGCACATCAATCAGCAAATAGTGTTTGTACGTTACTTTACGCTTTTCCGCTTAGTATTGCTAGTAGTTTAACGATTCTTGTTGGCTTTGAAAAAGGAGCGGGACGTTTAGCAGAAGCACGCTCTTATCGTCATATTGGAATGCTTGCCGCACTTTTCATTGGTACAATAAGCGGTACAATACTTTTTCTACTGCGTCAACCCATTTCTTATTTATATACGGATGATCCAGCACTTGCTACTTTAATTATGGCCTTTTTAGTCTATGCTATTTTCTTTCAATTTGCTGATGCCATTCTTTCTCCCGTTCTTGGTGCTCTTCGTGGTTATAAAGACGTGACCATAACTTCTATTGTTGCCTTTATCGCTTACTGGGTGATTGGACTTCCAATTGGTTATTTACTTTCACTTGGAAAATTAGGTCCTTTTGGCTTTTGGATTGGGTTAAGTACAGGTCTATTTATTGCTGCGATATCACTTTCTTTCCGCGTACGCAAAACAGAGCAAAAAATAAAGAGTTTGGACTATAAATAG
- a CDS encoding S41 family peptidase: protein MKQHPPHESEEEKHNDKSKKVGNRYIKIKLFPFIMMLFAFVFVTALVTTLVTSLGADKQVKVSIPERKNFSKLYNVYDAIAKSYYQNPDSTTMINGAIKGMVASLNDPYSDYMSKKESGDFNQTISSSFEGVGAEIQEQDGNIMVVSPIKNSPAEKAGIKPRDVILSVDGESLKGKTATEATKKIRGEKGSKVTLTIQREGEDKPFDVVIVRAEIPIETVYKEMGEDKIAHVTISTFSENTSKEFLAAIKALENDGMKGLVVDLRGNPGGLLDQAVNIASLFLPNGATVVQEENRSNEKTTIKVNGTENDGYKVKVPTTMIVDGGSASASEILAAAAKESGNVKLVGTKSFGKGTVQTAKELDDGSTLKLTVAKWLTPDGEWINKKGMTPDKVISLPEYAKVIIPSASKTFKIGSFGNDVKAIEILLKALDYNVGKEDGLYDAETAYAVERFEQDNNLAATGVMTGKTTNKLIELTRKQLKEQDPQLKAAKELVKK, encoded by the coding sequence ATGAAGCAACACCCTCCGCACGAATCAGAAGAAGAGAAACATAATGATAAGTCTAAAAAAGTAGGAAATCGATACATTAAAATAAAATTATTTCCTTTCATTATGATGCTTTTTGCTTTTGTTTTTGTAACAGCGCTCGTAACAACGCTCGTTACTTCGCTTGGAGCAGATAAGCAGGTAAAGGTTTCGATACCTGAACGAAAGAATTTTTCCAAATTGTATAATGTTTATGACGCGATTGCTAAATCCTACTATCAAAATCCGGATTCTACTACGATGATCAATGGAGCAATTAAAGGGATGGTCGCGTCGCTTAATGATCCATATTCTGACTATATGTCTAAAAAGGAATCAGGTGATTTCAATCAGACCATTTCATCAAGTTTTGAAGGTGTCGGTGCCGAAATTCAAGAACAAGATGGAAATATTATGGTTGTTTCACCCATTAAAAATTCCCCTGCCGAAAAAGCTGGTATTAAGCCAAGAGATGTTATTTTAAGCGTAGATGGAGAATCTTTAAAAGGCAAGACGGCAACAGAAGCAACAAAAAAAATTCGCGGAGAAAAAGGTTCAAAAGTAACCTTAACCATCCAACGAGAAGGTGAAGATAAGCCCTTTGATGTAGTGATTGTACGTGCTGAAATTCCAATTGAAACGGTTTATAAAGAAATGGGAGAAGATAAAATTGCTCATGTAACAATCAGCACGTTCTCTGAAAATACGTCAAAAGAATTTTTAGCAGCGATTAAAGCGTTGGAAAACGACGGGATGAAGGGGCTTGTTGTTGATTTACGTGGCAATCCAGGTGGTTTATTAGACCAAGCAGTGAATATTGCAAGTCTATTTCTACCTAACGGAGCAACGGTTGTGCAAGAAGAAAATCGCTCTAACGAAAAAACAACGATTAAAGTAAATGGTACAGAAAACGACGGTTATAAGGTAAAGGTTCCAACAACAATGATTGTTGACGGAGGAAGTGCTAGCGCTTCTGAAATTTTAGCAGCTGCTGCGAAAGAGTCCGGCAACGTTAAATTGGTAGGAACAAAGTCATTCGGTAAAGGAACTGTCCAAACTGCAAAAGAGCTTGATGATGGCTCAACGTTGAAACTAACAGTAGCTAAGTGGCTCACACCAGATGGAGAATGGATTAATAAAAAAGGAATGACACCAGATAAAGTGATTAGCTTACCAGAATACGCAAAAGTAATCATTCCTAGCGCAAGTAAAACATTTAAGATTGGTTCGTTTGGCAATGATGTAAAAGCAATCGAAATCCTCTTAAAAGCTCTTGATTACAATGTTGGGAAAGAGGACGGTTTATATGATGCAGAAACTGCCTATGCAGTCGAGCGCTTTGAGCAGGATAATAATTTAGCAGCTACAGGCGTTATGACTGGAAAAACAACGAATAAACTGATTGAGTTAACGCGGAAACAATTAAAAGAACAAGATCCACAATTAAAAGCAGCAAAAGAACTTGTCAAAAAGTAA
- a CDS encoding heavy-metal-associated domain-containing protein: MNKKVLTIDGMSCEHCKKSVEEALLRLTGVSEAIVSLEEKQAQVIYHKEQVTEEELIEAVEDAGYEVV, encoded by the coding sequence ATGAATAAAAAAGTATTAACCATCGATGGAATGAGCTGTGAGCATTGTAAAAAAAGCGTAGAAGAGGCGCTTCTTCGTTTAACAGGTGTAAGTGAGGCTATTGTTTCTCTTGAAGAAAAACAAGCTCAAGTCATCTATCACAAAGAACAAGTCACCGAAGAAGAATTAATCGAAGCAGTAGAAGACGCTGGATATGAAGTCGTATAA
- a CDS encoding cation-translocating P-type ATPase, producing MENHTIRQDLNIFGMTCAACSTRVENALQKVEGVEKANVNLVTESAAVYYDPTLTSNETLIEAVKDAGYAATKKLAKKEKEQILAKQFKKEIWQFVISALLTLPLILTMITHIPALNDTAFSTGIEVAINPTIQLILATIVQFFIGYRFYRGAYKALRSKSANMDVLVALGTSAAYFYSVAEYLMHFAKATAMPHYYFETSAVLITLILLGKLLESYATSKTTSSITSLLAMQAKEAVVFRDGKEWTMPVEELQVNDIMIIRPGEKIPMDGVIETGETSVNESMISGEAVPVFKKVGDEVIGATINVDGVLHVKITKRMEETVLQSIIRLVEEAQGMKAPIQRLADRISTIFVPIVLVISMLTFISWLLFSGVFNDALQATIAVLVIACPCALGLATPTAIMAGTGRGAEAGILFKGGEHLERTAKVTAVVFDKTGTLTKGNLKVTDEIVKREAFYSYALALEENSEHPIAEAIKRKLKEKGVTTNHLTSKRIRVKAGHGMVGRMNDDQVEIGSYRYISNMIKLDMKVQNELENWMQQGKTIVAMTVDGEFALAFALEDEVREEAGAAIKALQQAGIKVYLSSGDQKIVVKNIAKTLGIDAFYAEALPNEKSKLVEKLKQQGEVVAFVGDGMNDAPALATADIGISIGTGTDIAIETGDITLVSSRLTLVPETISLSKATMRNIRQNFFWALAYNCAGIPIAALGLLVPWVAGLAMAFSSISVVMNALRLKRYHFTRSE from the coding sequence ATGGAAAACCACACGATTCGTCAAGATTTGAATATTTTTGGGATGACTTGTGCTGCTTGCTCCACGCGTGTCGAAAACGCCCTACAAAAAGTAGAGGGTGTTGAAAAAGCGAATGTTAACCTTGTAACTGAAAGCGCAGCGGTTTACTATGATCCAACACTTACAAGTAACGAGACGCTTATTGAGGCAGTAAAAGATGCTGGGTATGCGGCAACGAAAAAATTAGCAAAAAAAGAAAAAGAGCAAATCCTTGCTAAACAATTCAAAAAAGAAATCTGGCAGTTTGTCATTTCTGCGCTTTTGACGTTACCACTTATTCTTACAATGATCACACATATTCCAGCCTTAAATGACACAGCGTTTTCAACAGGCATTGAAGTGGCTATAAATCCTACGATCCAGTTGATTTTAGCAACCATTGTGCAATTTTTTATTGGTTATCGTTTTTATCGAGGAGCTTATAAAGCATTGCGCAGTAAAAGTGCTAACATGGATGTTCTTGTTGCACTTGGAACTTCCGCTGCTTATTTTTATAGTGTAGCTGAATATCTGATGCATTTTGCAAAAGCGACTGCTATGCCGCATTATTATTTTGAAACAAGTGCGGTTTTAATTACTTTAATTTTACTCGGTAAGCTACTGGAAAGTTATGCCACTTCTAAAACAACCTCCTCTATCACGAGTTTACTTGCGATGCAAGCCAAAGAAGCTGTCGTCTTTCGTGATGGAAAAGAATGGACTATGCCAGTGGAAGAGCTTCAAGTAAATGATATCATGATCATTCGTCCTGGCGAAAAAATTCCAATGGATGGTGTCATTGAAACCGGAGAAACAAGTGTCAATGAATCGATGATAAGCGGTGAGGCTGTACCTGTCTTCAAAAAAGTCGGCGATGAAGTTATTGGAGCAACGATCAATGTAGATGGTGTGTTACACGTAAAGATAACGAAACGAATGGAAGAAACCGTGCTCCAATCAATTATTCGACTTGTTGAGGAAGCGCAAGGAATGAAAGCACCTATCCAGCGCTTAGCAGATCGTATTTCGACTATTTTTGTTCCGATTGTCTTAGTGATTTCAATGCTCACTTTCATTTCTTGGTTGCTTTTTTCAGGTGTATTTAATGATGCGCTTCAAGCGACGATTGCTGTTCTTGTTATTGCTTGTCCCTGTGCTCTTGGTCTAGCAACACCAACTGCAATTATGGCTGGGACGGGTAGAGGTGCTGAAGCTGGTATTTTATTTAAAGGTGGAGAACATTTAGAACGCACAGCCAAAGTGACGGCGGTTGTTTTTGATAAAACAGGGACACTAACCAAAGGAAACCTTAAAGTTACCGATGAAATTGTGAAACGTGAGGCGTTTTATTCGTATGCGCTAGCGCTTGAAGAAAATTCTGAGCATCCTATTGCTGAAGCGATTAAAAGAAAGCTTAAAGAAAAAGGTGTAACGACGAATCACCTTACTAGTAAGCGTATTCGTGTAAAAGCGGGACACGGCATGGTCGGTAGGATGAATGATGATCAAGTAGAAATCGGTTCCTATCGCTATATTTCAAACATGATAAAACTCGATATGAAAGTGCAAAATGAATTGGAAAACTGGATGCAGCAAGGAAAAACCATTGTTGCTATGACCGTTGATGGGGAATTTGCTTTAGCTTTTGCTTTAGAAGATGAAGTACGGGAAGAAGCAGGCGCAGCGATCAAAGCACTGCAACAAGCAGGAATAAAGGTATATCTTTCTTCAGGAGATCAAAAAATTGTTGTCAAAAATATTGCTAAAACCCTTGGAATCGATGCTTTTTACGCTGAAGCGTTACCAAATGAAAAAAGTAAACTTGTTGAAAAGCTGAAACAACAAGGAGAGGTCGTAGCTTTTGTTGGTGATGGAATGAACGATGCGCCAGCTTTAGCGACCGCTGATATTGGTATTAGTATAGGAACGGGAACAGATATTGCCATTGAAACAGGAGATATAACACTTGTTTCCAGCCGTTTGACTTTAGTACCTGAAACAATCTCTTTAAGTAAAGCAACCATGCGAAATATTCGGCAAAACTTTTTTTGGGCACTGGCTTATAATTGTGCAGGAATACCTATTGCAGCACTTGGACTACTTGTCCCTTGGGTTGCTGGCCTTGCGATGGCGTTTAGCTCTATTTCGGTTGTTATGAATGCTTTGCGACTTAAACGCTATCATTTTACTAGGTCAGAATAA
- a CDS encoding metal-sensing transcriptional repressor codes for MSFTNKPENPIIPRTKDETKQLLNRLKRVEGQIRGIQQMVEEDRYCTDILVQISAANSALKKVGLGVLEHHTKHCAVKASAENQEEVINDLLQAIRQFAKS; via the coding sequence ATGAGTTTTACAAATAAACCAGAAAATCCAATTATTCCACGGACAAAGGATGAAACCAAACAGCTTTTAAATCGTTTAAAGCGAGTTGAAGGGCAAATTCGTGGGATTCAACAAATGGTAGAAGAAGATCGTTATTGTACAGACATTCTTGTTCAAATTTCAGCTGCAAATTCAGCACTTAAAAAGGTCGGCCTAGGTGTGCTTGAACATCATACAAAGCATTGTGCTGTAAAAGCTAGTGCTGAAAATCAAGAAGAGGTTATCAATGATTTGCTTCAAGCCATTCGGCAATTTGCCAAGTCATAA
- a CDS encoding D-alanyl-D-alanine carboxypeptidase family protein, whose product MLLPLSLMFTVAISATQTVYDDYFGTPKTTNVSKQTTPSKDTKNVGKDELSPFIKKQNKVIEKDGKSYIENEDNLLILANKDYLMQPTYAPNDLIVPDVQFSFGDKSIEKAHMRRAAGMALKDFFAGAKTAGFDLYAVSGYRSYKRQQEVFSAEVKRVGDKKAREAVAYPGTSEHQTGLAMDISSRSQGFNLTAAFGNTKEGKWAKENAHKYGFILRYPEGKEKITKYQYEAWHFRYVGKEAATIIYKQDWTLEEFFEQVKKLQKKAAND is encoded by the coding sequence ATGCTTCTTCCACTTTCACTCATGTTTACTGTAGCGATTTCTGCTACACAAACGGTATATGATGACTATTTTGGAACACCTAAAACAACGAATGTAAGTAAGCAAACAACACCTTCAAAAGACACGAAGAACGTGGGGAAAGATGAACTTTCTCCATTTATTAAGAAGCAAAATAAAGTGATTGAAAAAGATGGTAAAAGCTATATTGAAAATGAAGATAATCTACTTATTCTTGCTAATAAAGATTATCTCATGCAGCCTACCTATGCACCAAACGACTTAATTGTTCCAGATGTTCAGTTTTCATTCGGGGACAAAAGCATTGAAAAAGCACATATGCGACGTGCTGCTGGAATGGCTTTAAAGGACTTTTTCGCTGGTGCTAAAACAGCAGGCTTTGATCTTTATGCTGTTTCAGGATATCGGTCATATAAACGACAACAAGAAGTTTTCTCAGCGGAAGTAAAACGTGTTGGCGATAAAAAAGCACGTGAGGCCGTCGCTTATCCGGGAACGAGCGAACATCAAACGGGGCTTGCAATGGACATCTCTTCAAGAAGCCAAGGTTTTAATTTAACAGCAGCTTTTGGCAATACCAAAGAAGGGAAATGGGCAAAAGAAAATGCACATAAATATGGCTTTATTTTGCGCTATCCTGAAGGTAAGGAAAAGATCACAAAATATCAATACGAAGCATGGCATTTCCGTTATGTGGGCAAAGAAGCGGCTACGATTATTTATAAACAAGATTGGACGCTAGAGGAATTTTTTGAACAAGTAAAGAAATTACAGAAAAAAGCAGCAAACGATTGA
- the deoD gene encoding purine-nucleoside phosphorylase — MSIHIEANVGEIAETILLPGDPLRAKYIAETFLEDAVLFNQVRGMLGYTGTYKGEKISVMGTGMGIPSISIYVNELITSYHVQNLIRVGTMGGLQKDVRVRDVVLAQAASTDSRMNRNTFPGVDFAPVADFDLLKRAYEAGVSKGLSLKVGNIFSADRFYNDELDKEKLASYGILGVEMEAAALYTLAQKYGRKALAILTVSDHIFTGEETTAMERQTTFNEMIHVALHAAISE; from the coding sequence ATGAGTATTCACATTGAAGCAAATGTTGGTGAAATTGCTGAAACGATCTTACTACCAGGAGATCCTCTTCGTGCAAAATACATAGCTGAAACATTTCTTGAAGATGCAGTCTTATTTAACCAAGTTCGTGGCATGCTTGGTTATACAGGAACGTATAAAGGTGAAAAAATTTCTGTGATGGGAACAGGAATGGGGATTCCATCCATTTCCATTTATGTCAATGAATTAATCACGAGTTATCATGTTCAAAACTTAATTCGTGTTGGTACAATGGGTGGGCTGCAAAAAGATGTACGTGTACGCGATGTTGTTTTAGCACAAGCGGCTTCGACGGATTCGCGGATGAATCGGAATACATTTCCTGGTGTTGATTTTGCGCCAGTTGCCGATTTTGATTTGCTTAAGCGGGCTTATGAAGCAGGCGTTTCAAAGGGGCTTTCGCTAAAAGTAGGCAATATTTTTTCAGCTGATCGTTTTTATAACGACGAATTAGACAAAGAGAAGCTAGCAAGTTATGGCATTTTAGGTGTTGAAATGGAAGCCGCTGCACTTTATACGTTAGCGCAAAAATATGGCCGAAAAGCCCTGGCTATTTTAACTGTTAGCGATCATATTTTTACTGGTGAAGAAACGACAGCAATGGAAAGACAAACGACATTTAACGAAATGATTCACGTTGCTCTTCACGCAGCAATAAGCGAATAA
- a CDS encoding YozE family protein, protein MGRSFYHFLMTYRDHTKNKSAAQFADDAYHDHSFPKQAKDYHTLSNYLELNAHYLPGMSIFDDLWNKYLEDEAKNK, encoded by the coding sequence GTGGGCAGATCATTTTATCATTTTTTAATGACTTACAGAGATCATACAAAGAATAAGAGTGCGGCACAATTTGCAGATGACGCTTATCATGATCATAGTTTTCCAAAACAGGCAAAAGATTACCATACATTGAGCAATTATTTAGAGTTAAATGCACATTATCTTCCAGGGATGTCCATTTTTGATGATCTATGGAATAAATATTTGGAAGACGAAGCGAAAAATAAATAG
- a CDS encoding Gfo/Idh/MocA family protein, whose product MKIAVIGLGDIAKKAYLPVLAAAENLEVHLYTRNSHTLKHLSEKYRFHHIHQSLSSVVEAGVKAAFVHSATTSHPEIIRELLTHQIPVYVDKPLADHYEVAKELTELAKEKETLLMTGFNRRFAPLYQAVKQEPNCNMIIMQKNRHKELSTPREFIYDDFIHVVDTIRYLLAEPIKKLSVYPTWQGKLLESITVQFSGENKVTTAIMNRNSGVLEENLAVMTNEAKFEVKNMTDLIIYTKTVQTQKRFGDWENTLYKRGFETIIQQFLSAVKNEAEEPITKDDALETHKVCEQILKQLDA is encoded by the coding sequence ATGAAAATCGCGGTTATCGGGCTAGGTGATATTGCTAAAAAAGCTTATCTTCCAGTTTTGGCTGCGGCAGAAAACCTAGAGGTCCATCTTTATACGCGCAACTCACATACGTTAAAACATTTAAGTGAAAAGTATCGTTTTCACCACATTCATCAATCCCTTTCTTCAGTGGTTGAAGCGGGAGTAAAAGCGGCTTTCGTCCATAGTGCAACGACAAGTCATCCTGAAATCATACGTGAGCTTTTAACTCATCAAATACCGGTTTATGTAGATAAACCACTAGCAGATCATTATGAGGTGGCCAAAGAGTTAACAGAATTAGCAAAAGAAAAAGAAACGCTCCTTATGACAGGATTTAACCGTCGTTTTGCACCACTCTATCAAGCGGTTAAACAAGAGCCAAATTGCAATATGATCATCATGCAAAAAAATCGCCATAAGGAGCTAAGTACGCCGCGTGAGTTTATTTATGACGATTTTATTCACGTGGTTGATACAATTCGTTATTTATTAGCAGAACCTATTAAAAAATTGAGTGTTTATCCGACTTGGCAAGGAAAGCTACTGGAAAGTATTACGGTTCAGTTTAGTGGAGAAAATAAGGTGACTACAGCAATTATGAATCGTAATAGTGGAGTTTTGGAAGAAAACCTTGCTGTTATGACAAACGAGGCAAAATTTGAAGTAAAAAACATGACAGATCTGATTATTTATACAAAAACCGTCCAAACGCAAAAGCGCTTTGGGGATTGGGAGAACACATTGTATAAACGTGGATTTGAAACGATTATTCAACAATTTCTAAGCGCTGTAAAAAATGAAGCAGAAGAACCAATTACAAAAGATGATGCACTTGAAACACATAAAGTTTGTGAACAAATTTTAAAACAACTAGATGCTTGA
- the msrB gene encoding peptide-methionine (R)-S-oxide reductase MsrB: MDEEKKAKRLKELSDLEYRVTQEDATEPPFKNRYYKNSEPGIYVDIVSHKPLFSSLDQYDAGCGWPSFTKPIESNEITEAFDERFGMRRTEVRSKTADSHLGHVFTDGPKDQGGLRYCINSAAMRFIPFQDLEKAGYGEYQKLFKRT; this comes from the coding sequence ATGGATGAAGAGAAAAAAGCAAAGCGATTAAAAGAATTATCTGACCTTGAATATCGTGTCACACAAGAAGATGCAACAGAGCCCCCTTTCAAAAATCGTTACTATAAGAATAGCGAGCCAGGGATTTATGTGGATATTGTTTCACATAAGCCACTTTTTTCCTCGCTTGATCAGTACGATGCCGGTTGTGGTTGGCCAAGTTTTACCAAGCCAATTGAGTCAAATGAAATAACGGAAGCTTTTGACGAGCGGTTTGGGATGAGGCGGACTGAGGTTCGCTCAAAAACGGCAGATTCTCACTTAGGTCACGTTTTTACAGATGGTCCAAAAGATCAAGGTGGGCTGCGCTACTGCATTAATTCTGCTGCTATGCGTTTTATTCCATTTCAAGATTTAGAAAAAGCCGGTTACGGGGAATATCAAAAGTTATTTAAAAGGACGTGA
- the msrA gene encoding peptide-methionine (S)-S-oxide reductase MsrA, translated as MTEQNLEKATFAGGCFWCMVKPFDTLPGIIQVVSGYTGGTTENPTYEEVCSGKTGHAEAVQITFDQAIFPYDKLVDVYFQQTDPTDKEGQFVDRGSSYRPAIFYHTEKQREIAEDHKAKLQASGRFKKPIVTEIVPAETFYPAESYHQNFYKKDQAHYEGYRKASLRDEFIKNHWKE; from the coding sequence ATGACAGAACAAAATTTGGAAAAAGCAACATTTGCAGGAGGCTGTTTTTGGTGTATGGTGAAACCTTTTGATACGCTGCCTGGCATTATTCAAGTCGTCTCTGGTTATACGGGTGGAACGACAGAAAATCCGACATACGAGGAAGTGTGCAGTGGTAAAACAGGGCATGCAGAAGCTGTACAAATCACATTTGATCAAGCGATTTTCCCGTATGACAAGTTAGTTGATGTCTATTTTCAGCAAACCGATCCAACTGATAAAGAGGGACAGTTTGTTGATCGTGGTAGTTCGTACCGGCCGGCTATTTTTTATCATACGGAAAAACAGCGAGAAATTGCTGAAGATCACAAAGCAAAACTTCAAGCAAGTGGTCGTTTTAAGAAGCCGATTGTAACAGAAATCGTTCCGGCAGAAACATTTTATCCAGCAGAAAGTTACCATCAAAATTTCTATAAGAAAGATCAAGCGCACTATGAAGGTTATCGAAAAGCTTCGTTAAGAGATGAATTTATTAAAAATCATTGGAAGGAATGA